Proteins from one Devosia chinhatensis genomic window:
- a CDS encoding ArsR/SmtB family transcription factor: MPLPEDDIVGVLAETYRLLGDPTRLRIVLTCLEGPIAVGDIARATGASPSLVSHHLRLLRAARLVRGTRRNKQVFYETADAHIANMLTDMLDHAMEDPDTSDTDPVSEGDAKS, encoded by the coding sequence GTGCCTCTGCCCGAAGACGACATCGTAGGGGTTCTCGCCGAGACCTATCGCCTTCTGGGCGACCCCACGCGGCTGCGCATCGTGCTTACCTGCCTCGAGGGCCCCATCGCCGTCGGCGACATCGCCAGGGCCACCGGCGCCAGCCCGTCCCTTGTCAGCCACCATCTGCGGCTGCTTCGGGCCGCCCGCCTGGTGCGCGGCACCCGCCGCAACAAGCAGGTCTTCTACGAAACCGCCGACGCGCACATCGCCAATATGCTCACCGACATGCTGGACCATGCGATGGAAGATCCGGACACGAGCGACACCGATCCGGTGTCCGAGGGTGATGCCAAGAGCTGA
- a CDS encoding cation diffusion facilitator family transporter, giving the protein MPAHQHDHTHHRHDHGHDHPADSHAPEISTANERAVLIGLMLTGGFMLAELVGGYLSGSLALIADAGHMLTDTIALFLAWLGFRLGRRPADARRSFGYSRLEVLAGLINALTLFALVGWIGYEAVQRLLTPHEVLAGPMLVVAILGLVVNLVVFRLLSSADADHVNIKGALLHVLGDLLGSVGAIAAALVIWLTGWMPIDPILSVLVSLLILRSAWALLTRTFNILMEGAPDGFEPEALRRDLVAKIPGLADVSHLHVWSLSSGRTMATLDLGLQQGADPAAVTEAVRHALLDDHGITHATIEIDWRGRNAACPAALA; this is encoded by the coding sequence ATGCCTGCTCATCAGCACGACCACACCCACCATCGGCATGACCATGGCCATGACCATCCTGCTGACAGCCATGCACCCGAGATCAGCACGGCCAATGAACGGGCCGTACTGATCGGGCTCATGCTCACCGGCGGCTTCATGCTGGCCGAGCTCGTGGGCGGGTATCTTTCCGGATCGCTGGCACTGATCGCCGATGCCGGCCACATGCTGACGGACACAATCGCCCTCTTCCTCGCCTGGCTCGGTTTCCGGCTCGGCCGGCGTCCGGCGGATGCGCGACGCTCTTTCGGTTATTCCAGGCTCGAAGTCCTCGCCGGGCTGATCAATGCGCTGACCCTGTTCGCGTTGGTAGGCTGGATCGGCTACGAAGCCGTCCAGCGCTTGCTGACGCCCCATGAGGTGCTGGCCGGCCCCATGCTCGTCGTGGCCATCCTGGGACTGGTGGTGAACCTTGTGGTGTTCCGCCTGCTGTCCTCGGCCGATGCCGATCACGTCAACATCAAGGGCGCGCTGCTGCATGTGCTCGGCGATCTCCTGGGATCGGTCGGGGCCATTGCGGCGGCGCTGGTCATCTGGCTGACCGGCTGGATGCCGATCGATCCGATCCTGTCGGTTCTGGTAAGCCTGCTGATCCTGCGCAGCGCTTGGGCCCTTCTGACGCGCACCTTCAACATTCTCATGGAAGGCGCGCCCGACGGCTTCGAACCCGAAGCGCTGCGACGCGACCTTGTCGCAAAAATTCCCGGGCTGGCCGACGTCAGCCATCTCCATGTCTGGTCGCTGAGCTCGGGCCGCACCATGGCGACGCTCGATCTTGGCCTGCAGCAGGGCGCCGACCCCGCCGCCGTGACCGAGGCGGTTCGCCATGCTCTGCTTGACGACCATGGCATCACCCATGCCACTATCGAAATCGACTGGCGCGGCAGAAACGCGGCCTGCCCTGCGGCGCTCGCCTAG